In Mycolicibacterium aubagnense, the DNA window GCGTTGTGCGACCGCTGGCAGCCCGGGGCGCGGCTGCTGCCCGCCAGCGACGACCGCAGCGAAACGCACGTGGTCGTAACCGATCCCGAATCCGGCGATCAGCGCGCCATCCACTTCCAGGAATGGTGGGTCCGCTACCGCGCGCAGATCCCCACCCACAGCTTCGCGTTCATCGGCACCGAGAAGGCAAAAGCCGCACCGGGAGTCGCCGACGCCATCGCAGGCGCCGACGTGGTGTTGCTGGCGCCCTCCAATCCGGTCGTCAGCATCGGCGCGATCCTCGCCGTGCCGGGGCTGCGCAGCGCGCTGCGGTCCACCCCGGCGCGGGTGATCGGGTACTCCCCCATCGTCGCCGGAAAGCCGTTGCGCGGGATGGCCGATGACTGCCTCAAGGTGATCGGTGTCGACAGCACCTCCGAAGCCGTGGGCGCGCACTACGGCGCGCGCAGCGGGACCGGCATCCTGGACGGCTGGCTGATCGACGCCGGCGACCATGCCGAGATCGAGGGCGTCACCGTCGAAGCCGTGCCGCTGCTGATGACCGACCCCGCCGCCACGGCCGAGATGGTCCGCGCCGGACTGCAGCTGGCCGGGGTGTCCTTGTGACCGGCCCGGAGGTCGAAGAGCATGGCGCCGCGGCCGCCATCGAAATCCTTCCGGTGCCGGGGCTTCCCGAGTTCCGTCCCGGCGACGACGTGGCCGCCGCCATCGCCGCCGCCGCCCCGTGGCTGCGCGACGACGACGTGCTCGTGGTCACCAGCAAGGTGCTCTCCAAATCCGAGGGCCGGATCGTCGCGGCGCCGACCGATCCCGACGAACGGGACGCGCTGCGGCGCAGGCTGATCGACGACGAGGCGGTGCGCGTATTGGCTCGCAAGGGCCGCACCCTGATCACCGAGAACGCCATCGGGCTGGTCCAGGCCGCCGCGGGCGTGGACGGATCCAATGTCAGCACAACCGAATTGGCCCTGCTGCCGGTCGATCCCGACGGCAGCGCGGCCCGGTTGCGAGCCGGCCTGGCCGAGCGGCTCGGCGTGCGCGTCGCCGTCGTCATCACCGACACCATGGGACGGGCCTGGCGCAACGGTCAGATCGATGCCGCCATCGGGGCGGCCGGCCTGGCTGTGCTGCACGGGTATTCAGGGGTCCAGGACACTCACGGCAACGAACTGCTGGTGACGGAGGTCGCCATCGCCGACGAGATCGCGGCCGCCGCCGATCTGGTCAAAGGCAAGCTGACCGGCATCCC includes these proteins:
- the cofD gene encoding 2-phospho-L-lactate transferase: MKVTVLVGGVGGARFLLGAQKLLGLGQFADPGVNSSAHELTAIVNVGDDAWMYGVRICPDLDTCMYTLGGGIDPERGWGHRDETWHAKEELAAYGVQPDWFGLGDRDLATHLVRSQMLRAGYPLSQVTEALCDRWQPGARLLPASDDRSETHVVVTDPESGDQRAIHFQEWWVRYRAQIPTHSFAFIGTEKAKAAPGVADAIAGADVVLLAPSNPVVSIGAILAVPGLRSALRSTPARVIGYSPIVAGKPLRGMADDCLKVIGVDSTSEAVGAHYGARSGTGILDGWLIDAGDHAEIEGVTVEAVPLLMTDPAATAEMVRAGLQLAGVSL